In Nitrospirota bacterium, the genomic window TGGTGGACATCTGGCATTGCGATGCGCTGGGCGTGTATGCAGGCGTGGAAGATATGAACGACCTGTTCGATACCTCGGGCAAGAAGTTTCTGCGCGGCTATCAGACGACGGATGCGAGCGGGGCGGCGCAGTTCTCCACCATCTATCCCGGCTGGTACGAAGGCCGCGCCGTGCACATTCACTTCAAGATCAGGACCCAGCCCGCGTCCCGTCGCAGGTACGAGTTCACGTCGCAGATCTATTTCGACGAGGCGCTCTCGGAGCAGATTTACACGCAGGCCCCGTATTCAACCAAGGGTCCGGGGTGGCTCCGCAATCAACAAGACGGTATCTTCCGCCGGGACGGCGGCGCGCAGCTCATGCTCGCTGTCACCAAGACCGAAACCGGCTACGCCGGGACGTTCGATATCGGCCTGGAGATGACCTGACGGGTCGAGGCGGGGTTCGGCGATCGGCTCCGTGTCTTGGAAGCGCGTGCAGGCCTCACCGTGAAACCCGCGCCTTTCCTTCCCGTGACGCTGGCGCTCGCGCTGGCGGGGTTGCCGGCAGTCATTGCGCTGCCGGCCGTGCCGCAGACAGCGGCTGGCGCAGGCGTGTGGCTGGGCTGGCTGGGAGCGGGTTTGCTATCGGTGAGTCTGGTCCTGATGGTACGCGAGCCGGGTTTTGCCGCGTGGTTCGGCGGGCTTGAACGCATGTACCGGTGGCACCACGCGCTCGGCACGGTTGGCTACGCCCTGATCCTCGCGCACCCCCTGGCGCTGGCTGCGCAGTTCCTTCCCCGAGACCCGCAGGGCGCGTGGCGCATCCTCTCTCCGTTTACTCGGTCCTGGACCGCGGGGCTTGGCTGGCTGGCGTTGCTCGGGCTCGTGGCCGGGCTCGCCGTCACCTATGGCCGGCGATTGCGGTACAGCCTATGGCGGCCACTGCACGCTTCGTTGGGCTTGGGCGTGATGCTCGGCCTCGCGCACGTGGTGACGGTCGGCGGATGGTCGGTTAGCGCGTGGCTGCTGATCGCTTCGGCGGGCCTGGCGCTGAGCTGGCGCGTGTGGCGCGCGGATCGAGGTGGCGGGGCGCGGCCGTACGAAGTGTCAACGGTCAGCCACCCGTCGCGCCGATTGAGCGAGGTCACGCTGCGTCCGCTGGCCACGCCGCTCGCCGTGGCGCCCGGGCAGTTCGTGATGGTGGCGTTTTTTGAAGGTCCCCACTATCGCGGCTGCGGCGAGTACCATCCTTTCACCGCAAGCTACACAGCGCCGGACGGCGCACTGACGGTCGACATCAAGGACCTCGGCGATTGCACTCGCCACATCCAGTCGCTGGAAGCGGGCGTGGCTGCGCGCGTCCAGGGACCGTATGGGACGTTCCTCGCGGATCGCCCGGAGGCGCCGGAGCTCTGGATCGCCGGCGGCATCGGCGTGACGCCGTTTCTCGCGGCGCTGCGAGCCGGGCCGGTCACGCGATCGACCGAGTTCATCTACCTGTCCCGCGAGCTGCGGGATGCCGCGTATCTCGACGAGCTGAATGGGTACGCCGCGGGTCAACCGCTCTTGCATGTGCGGCCCCTTGTGATGCAGGAAGACCCAACGCCGCTGTTCGCAATGTTGGCGACCGTGTCGGATCTGCCAGGCCGTCACGCCTATCTGTGCGGCCCGCCACCGCTCATCACGGCGGTCACAAAGTGGCTGCGACAACACGGCACCCCTCAGTCGCACATCCACTTCGAGCGGTTCGACTTCCGATGATGCGCTGGTTCTACGTCGTGTCGACCGCGCTCTTTGGAATCGCCGTGGTAGGGGTCTGGGGCAGCAGCCGATGGGCGCCCCCGACATCCACACCGGTCACGCGGCCGGCAGAGATCAGCTATTCCTTGGATGAGGTGGGTCGGCACAGTCGTGCGGACGATTGCTGGATGGCGATCAACGGCCAGGTCTACGACGTCTCCGTCTATCTGCCGCAGCACCCAACCTCGCTGGAGGCGATCCTGCCCTCGTGCGGCAGCGACGCCACAACGGCGTTTCACACCAAAAACCGAGGACGGCCGCACTCGGCTCGCGCATCGGCGCTCTTGCAGCAGTATAGGATAGGGGACGTTCTTAAATAGTTAATTTATTTATATCCCAAAACCAAACGGCATAGTGTGAACTATGAACTAAAAGTTTATAGACGCCACCTTGTTCGCCGCCACTCACGGCTGCGGTTTCTTTTTTGTAATGGTCTCCGTTACCATGCAGCGGAAGCTCGGGAACGCGTCCCGGCTTTGGGAAAGCATGCCGAGGGGTTTCGCCCCAGGCGAGCAAGTCTGAGCCATGAAAGAACCACCGCGAGGTCGTTGACCTTGGGTATATAGGCCAACCCGGAGGGAACACCATGATCTTAGAATTCTTGGATCGGTATCGGGACTATGGGCCGCTCGGCCTTCGGATTGCGTTGGGCTTGGTGATGATGGGACACGGATCTCAGAAGTTGTTCGGCGCGTTCGGCGGAGGCGGGCTGTCGGAGACCGCGGGGTTTTTCAACCAGATCGGGATCGTGCCCGGCCTGTTCTGGGCGACCGTGGTCGCGGTGGTGGAGACGTTCGGGGGGCTGCTGGTGTTCATTGGATTGCTGACCCGGGTGGCCAGCGTGCTGATCGCGATCGCCATGTTCGTGGCCATGGTCTGGGTGCATTTGCCGAACGGGTTCTTCCTCGCGAATCGCGGGATCGAGTTCACGCTGGTTTTGGTCAGCATGGGGGTGGCGCTGGCAGTGATCGGCCCGGGCGCCCTCGCCGTGGACGCGATGATGAAGAAGCGCTGATACCCCGGACGCCGGCCGAAAGAGAGGTTGTGTTTGAGATCGAGGAGGACTACTCTTACAAAGAGCCTTCTCGCAGAAGGGGCGCCCCGAGGCGTCGCCATGACCAGCGCTCCGATCGAAGCCAACGTGCCTGAACTGAAATCGTACCCGGTGTGGGACGCACCCACGCGCTGGTTTCATTGGGTGAACGCGCTCTGCGTCCTCGTGCTGGCGAGCGTCGGGGTCGTGCTGCTCAATGACAAAGCGCTCGGCGTGTCCAACCCCGGCAAGGTGAACCTTAAGACAATCCACGTATGGATCGGCTACCTTCTGGCGGCCAACCTGCTGTGGCGCTTCGTGTGGGCGTTCCTGGGGAATCAGTACGCGAGCTGGCGCTCGATTTTGCCGGGTGGCCGAGGATACGTCCACGCGGTTCGCAGCTATGTCAGCGCGTTCGTCGCCGGTCGTCCGCTCCAGTACGTGGGACACAACCCGGTGGCGCGCCTCGGCATCGCAATCCTGCTCGTGCTCCTGGTGATTCAGATGACGACTGGTCTGGTGCTGGCCGGAACGGATCTCTTCTACCCCCCACTGGGGCATTGGATCGCGCAATGGGTGGCCGCGCCCGGCGTTGATCCGGGTACGCTCATCCCCTACGCCCCTGAGCTCTACAACAAGACCGCGTACGACGAGATGCGCGCGTTCCGAGAACCGTACGAGACGATCCACCTCTACACCTTCTATGCGCTGCTAGTGGTCGTGCTGCTGCACGTCGCCGCGGTCGTGATCACCGAAATCCGGGAGGGCGGCAGCATCATCTCCGCCATGTTCACGGGAAGAAAAATCATCGCCGGGCGCCCGGTCGACGACGATGAACGCGGTGGGGAGCGGCGGTAGGGGTCGGTCAGGGAAAAGGGATTGGACCCGGGGGTGGACCTTTGATTGACAGGGTGAGGCGACCGATGTTCAAGGCAGCGACGATGGGTGAAAGATTTCACCGATTCGCAAGTCTACTGAGGGGGCTGGTGGTCTGCGTCCTGGTCTGGGCCTGCGCCTCGGGACCGCCGTCTTCACCTTTGGTGGTGCACGATCAACTCCCAGCAGGTTCCGACAAAGGCTACATCGAGATCTATTGCACCGACTGCCTCAGCAATTTCTCGATCTTTCAGCTCGACAACGGCAAAGAGACGCTCATCACAAATTTCATGACCGGGAAAACCGTGGCAGCCGCGACGCAGTCCACGGATCGATACTTGCGCCTGAAGCGATTGCGCATCGCACAATCCCCCGGTGAGCAGGAGTACGTGGCCGCTTCCACCTCCCCCGCATTCAAAGGTCTCCCGCAACGGTTTAGGGCCTCGACGGCAAAAGACCACATCACCCCGATCCGGATGGAATTCATCCGCCATACCAACGTGAGCCTGGACTGGAAGACCGTGGTCGGTCCTCCGCTTCCGTTGACGCCCGCGTCCACGTTCGTCGAGTCGCTCACGAGCGCGCTGTCCGCGCCTGACTGGGGAACTCGATGGTACGCGGCGGAAGCGCTGCTCATGAGCGGGGAGCAGATACCTGGGGACAGTCCCCTCGCGCAACGTCTACGCGAGCTGTCGGGCGAAGACGGCTACCAACAGTGTCTGAAACACGAAGATGTGTTCGTCTGCTCCATGGTTCGCGACCAAGCCACCCGGGCTCTCAAAGCGATCGCGGCGCAGAGTCCGTGAGGCCTCGGCGTGTGTCATGACGCCAAAGAGCGACCGCTCCGCGGTTCGAAGGCTCACGCGCGGCGACGTATCGGCACGCGGCCTCAACGCGCTCTGTCCAGACATCAGCGACGAAGTTCGCCGGGATTTCCTGCGCCGCGTCGATCGCGAGTACCTGTCCCGCTACACACCGGAGCAGATCGCCTCCCATATCAGACTGGCGGCCCGCCTGGACGCGGAGAATCCGGTGGAAAGCCTCGTGGTGTCGCGAGGCGGCCGGCGATTCGAGATTGTCATCATCGCGTTCGACTACTTTGCGGAGTTCTCGATCCTCTGCGGACTGCTGGCCAGCTTCGGGCTGGACATTCAATCAGGCCAGGTTGATACCCTGCCCGCGCCGCGGACGACGCCCCTGGCGGGCCGCCCCCGGCGGCGGTCGCCGCACCCGCGGCGCATGATCGTCGACGTGTTCCAGGTTCGCGTGTCGGACGGCACGACGTTTGATGACGCGCGGCAGGCAGCGTTTCGGTCGGAGCTCCGCGCGCTGATCGCGCTGCTCGAAGGCGGCAAGGTCCACGAGGCCCGGGCCGCGGTGAATCGGCGGGTCGTGGAACGTCTTGCCGAGGCCCGCGCCCCGTTCATGGGTCCGTTGTATCCCATCGACGTGCGATTCGACAATCACGAGTCCGCCCAGTGGACGGTGATGGAGATCCGCGGCAAAGACACCCCGGCCTTTCTCTTTGCGTTCTCGAACGCCCTGGCGTTGCGGGGCATCTACATCCATCGGGTCGTGATCGACAACGTGGGGAGCGAAGTTCGCGACCGACTGTTCCTCGCGGATTCGCGCGGCCGGAAGATCGCGGCGAAACGCGAACAGGATCTGCTGCGGGCCGCGAGTGTGATGATCAAACAGTTCACCCACTCGTTGCCATCGGCCCCCGACCCCGCGAGAGCCGTGGTGTCCTTCGACCTGTTCCTCGACAAGTTGATGGAGGGCGGCGCGTCCCGCTCGGTGGCGTTTCTCCTGAAGGCCGATGTTCGCGACCTCTTGGCGCGCTTGCTGGGCAGCAGCCAATTCCTCTGGGAAGATGTGTTGAGGATGCAGTTTGAGAATCTGCTTCCGATCCTCCGAGACTTCAAGACCGCGGCGCGGCTGCGAACCAAACGCACGATGGCAATCGAGTTGCACCGGTCCGTGATCCGCGCGCGGACGTTGGATCGCCAGACCGATCTCCTCAACCAGTACAAGGACCGGGAGATGTTTCGGATCGACATGGCCCATCTCCTCGGATCTCCCGATCACCTGGTGGAGTTTTCACACGCGCTGACCGATCTTGCCGACGTGGTGTTGGAGGAGGCGCTGCTCATCTGTCGGACGGCGCTCGATCGACGGTACGGCGTTCCCTTGCTGGAAGGCGGCGCGCCCTGTCCCGTTGCCATCTGCGGCCTCGGCAAATTCGG contains:
- a CDS encoding cytochrome b/b6 domain-containing protein, whose product is MTSAPIEANVPELKSYPVWDAPTRWFHWVNALCVLVLASVGVVLLNDKALGVSNPGKVNLKTIHVWIGYLLAANLLWRFVWAFLGNQYASWRSILPGGRGYVHAVRSYVSAFVAGRPLQYVGHNPVARLGIAILLVLLVIQMTTGLVLAGTDLFYPPLGHWIAQWVAAPGVDPGTLIPYAPELYNKTAYDEMRAFREPYETIHLYTFYALLVVVLLHVAAVVITEIREGGSIISAMFTGRKIIAGRPVDDDERGGERR
- a CDS encoding ferredoxin reductase family protein is translated as MKPAPFLPVTLALALAGLPAVIALPAVPQTAAGAGVWLGWLGAGLLSVSLVLMVREPGFAAWFGGLERMYRWHHALGTVGYALILAHPLALAAQFLPRDPQGAWRILSPFTRSWTAGLGWLALLGLVAGLAVTYGRRLRYSLWRPLHASLGLGVMLGLAHVVTVGGWSVSAWLLIASAGLALSWRVWRADRGGGARPYEVSTVSHPSRRLSEVTLRPLATPLAVAPGQFVMVAFFEGPHYRGCGEYHPFTASYTAPDGALTVDIKDLGDCTRHIQSLEAGVAARVQGPYGTFLADRPEAPELWIAGGIGVTPFLAALRAGPVTRSTEFIYLSRELRDAAYLDELNGYAAGQPLLHVRPLVMQEDPTPLFAMLATVSDLPGRHAYLCGPPPLITAVTKWLRQHGTPQSHIHFERFDFR
- a CDS encoding intradiol ring-cleavage dioxygenase, with the translated sequence MNLNRRQLFRFTGAASAALLVGCDPGWWRRLWAGEPAASIPPCIVRPEQTEGPYFVDERLNRSDIRSDPADGSVKEGVPLQLLFRVHELRDNACNPLPGAMVDIWHCDALGVYAGVEDMNDLFDTSGKKFLRGYQTTDASGAAQFSTIYPGWYEGRAVHIHFKIRTQPASRRRYEFTSQIYFDEALSEQIYTQAPYSTKGPGWLRNQQDGIFRRDGGAQLMLAVTKTETGYAGTFDIGLEMT
- a CDS encoding DoxX family protein yields the protein MILEFLDRYRDYGPLGLRIALGLVMMGHGSQKLFGAFGGGGLSETAGFFNQIGIVPGLFWATVVAVVETFGGLLVFIGLLTRVASVLIAIAMFVAMVWVHLPNGFFLANRGIEFTLVLVSMGVALAVIGPGALAVDAMMKKR
- a CDS encoding cytochrome b5-like heme/steroid binding domain-containing protein, whose translation is MMRWFYVVSTALFGIAVVGVWGSSRWAPPTSTPVTRPAEISYSLDEVGRHSRADDCWMAINGQVYDVSVYLPQHPTSLEAILPSCGSDATTAFHTKNRGRPHSARASALLQQYRIGDVLK